The following coding sequences are from one Gimesia sp. window:
- a CDS encoding sialidase family protein encodes MRLSLTLTCLLLLLTCGSLPAESKDTPVDTGELLKDFVHPPVNFHPGAESNSEARKYQGIPTIERTPGGRLWAGWYAGPIHEDRFNYVMAATSDDDGKTWSDLKFVINPDGDGPRRASDPCFWLDPSGKLWLFWWMNGGDLNVTMSITTENPDAENPTWTKPRALFPGVMINKPIVTKNGEWLMPAAIWHQDDSDRVMVSKDQGRTWALRGAANVPKDRRNCDEPMLVERKDGSLWLLVRTAGHGIGEAVSTDGGRTWTEVKDHLQQTTSRFHIQRLASGNLLMIKHNGIDERARGRNHLTAYLSDDDGKSWKGGLLLDARDTVSYPDATQSPDGTIYVIYDWNRADEKHILLTTFTEADVLAGKYQSSAARERVLINHATGVNPKPWRKKQRVTSLKNNEKGAALLEEPGAQLKPVKGEVRNVKLGEAIFSNRSYAFHDKLPRFLQGGQFIFSPMEQTELVCTSPGVVYAVTPLPDRNQDSVTDELQKQGFELAAVPEFVLFLMPGGREIPGNVCSVYQRRVAAGDRIKFGKWGVVITKPE; translated from the coding sequence ATGAGACTTTCCCTGACGCTCACCTGCCTCCTTCTGTTGCTGACCTGCGGTTCTCTGCCTGCGGAATCGAAGGACACTCCCGTCGACACTGGAGAGTTGCTGAAGGATTTCGTTCATCCACCGGTTAATTTCCATCCGGGTGCGGAATCGAACTCGGAGGCACGTAAATATCAGGGAATCCCCACGATTGAACGCACTCCCGGTGGTCGTCTGTGGGCAGGCTGGTATGCCGGGCCGATTCATGAAGACCGCTTCAACTATGTGATGGCGGCGACCAGCGATGATGATGGCAAGACCTGGAGCGATTTGAAATTTGTGATCAACCCCGACGGCGACGGCCCCCGCCGTGCTTCGGATCCCTGTTTCTGGCTGGATCCATCGGGCAAGCTGTGGCTGTTCTGGTGGATGAACGGGGGCGATCTGAACGTGACGATGTCGATCACAACCGAGAACCCTGATGCGGAGAACCCCACCTGGACCAAACCGCGGGCGTTGTTCCCCGGTGTGATGATCAATAAGCCGATCGTCACGAAGAATGGGGAGTGGCTCATGCCGGCTGCGATCTGGCACCAGGATGACAGCGATCGGGTCATGGTCTCGAAGGATCAGGGGCGCACATGGGCACTGCGGGGTGCCGCCAACGTTCCGAAGGACCGCCGGAACTGTGATGAACCGATGCTTGTCGAACGGAAGGATGGCTCTTTGTGGCTGCTGGTTCGCACCGCTGGCCACGGGATTGGCGAAGCGGTCTCCACCGATGGCGGTCGTACCTGGACCGAGGTGAAAGATCATCTGCAGCAGACGACATCCCGCTTTCATATCCAGCGACTGGCATCTGGTAATCTGTTGATGATCAAACATAATGGAATCGATGAACGGGCCCGCGGGCGGAATCATCTGACCGCCTATCTCTCGGATGATGACGGCAAGTCATGGAAAGGCGGGTTACTGCTGGATGCACGGGATACGGTTTCTTACCCGGATGCCACCCAGAGCCCGGACGGAACGATCTACGTGATTTATGACTGGAACCGTGCGGACGAGAAACATATTCTGCTGACGACATTCACGGAAGCCGATGTGTTGGCCGGGAAGTATCAGAGTTCCGCGGCGCGTGAGCGGGTGCTCATCAACCATGCGACGGGCGTTAATCCGAAGCCCTGGCGGAAGAAGCAGCGAGTCACATCTTTGAAAAATAATGAAAAAGGTGCCGCCCTGCTTGAGGAGCCGGGTGCACAGTTGAAACCCGTGAAGGGCGAAGTGCGTAACGTGAAGCTCGGTGAGGCGATCTTCAGCAACCGCAGCTATGCCTTTCACGACAAGCTGCCCCGTTTTCTGCAAGGCGGGCAGTTTATATTCAGCCCGATGGAGCAAACCGAACTCGTCTGTACCTCACCGGGCGTGGTTTACGCCGTAACTCCCCTGCCGGACCGTAACCAGGACAGCGTGACGGACGAATTACAGAAGCAGGGATTCGAACTGGCGGCGGTCCCTGAATTCGTACTGTTCCTGATGCCGGGCGGACGCGAAATTCCCGGGAACGTCTGTTCGGTCTATCAACGCCGTGTCGCGGCAGGAGATCGCATCAAGTTCGGTAAATGGGGCGTCGTGATCACAAAACCGGAATGA
- a CDS encoding tetratricopeptide repeat protein — translation MVHSFKIIIPLATALLLGLNNVGHAQFGPSAPSAPSGPSGGGFSRPSAPSPGGRSYRPSSPRPSYGNRPGTPSPRVNRPGTPTPGGNRPGYNSRTVTRPGNPANPNMGRTNYSGQNPAVSTNRSANQISHYKNPLFRNTNPAPPRVEFGKTPTTRVYAGISPAPTGQWQNAKQLLQKGNTSQAQAIIDSQLQQNPSLSKLMSAVSTLEQGNAPFSVLQPYRRRAQNLARAETLKNVNNPTPWIALAKFSLEDKNNTEFRSVVSSMGQKFPNDKHTYYFQGIADLKDENWKAAEQQFLKAKEMGVPEASIAKWLKMAIDQQRWIWEYVWFTLYVVLAWLVGLAFLYVAGKFMSSRIVRILQKENIVQALEGHQSLRSAYRLLVQIASVYYYISLPLLVVVSLAVPLTLGYALLNVPYLNLWLVALVFILSLGSIWTACSGIWTCFVGINREIPGKIISKEEQPGLWALVEEVAEKVGTRPVDQIRLLQSTTIAVSEQGNILKRFRDKGTRILYLGVGVLDGLSVDAFSCILAHEYGHFLNRDTAGGATAMRVDIAMQRFAQSVASRRQIRWWHVAFQFLRFYYRVFSRITFGASRLQEILADRVAVKAYGAASFEKGLRHVVRRSVEYDYWMNRGVSEVLQAQQASKCFGPVNARPSLKALDQIEYMLVQIINRPTDESDTHPSDIDRFTYTRKMEQGNADSRQGMVWQLFKNKSKIYDELSTGLLTLLNEEASYSDGLNKMNIAYLNGQCVRNSKAAELYEERAHLHLICGAHQAALNDYKTAIECAPEKESAFYGKAVVYKAMKDYHKAAQVLKVAMEQFPDSVSFGTYFLLGECYQNAEEYAEAEQAFTKAIKQDETVFCAWMTRGRVRAELTQYAEAIQDFTQALELFPDSPDAFFDRAMASLKLNERDSARTDLEQSIAKNASFPDAHRELARLLLDTADDSEPALAKQALQHARIANASPVMQEESLSVLATALIGVRNYPAAERTIKELLPLLTDDSKSDWSEELSRIQALTGREESLNRQAVTSVDEIN, via the coding sequence GTGGTTCATTCGTTCAAGATCATCATCCCGCTAGCAACAGCTCTCTTGCTGGGACTCAATAATGTGGGCCATGCTCAGTTTGGCCCGTCTGCTCCATCTGCTCCGTCAGGCCCTTCCGGGGGCGGGTTCTCGCGACCTTCTGCACCGAGTCCGGGAGGCAGAAGTTATCGCCCCTCTTCTCCCAGACCGAGTTACGGCAATCGTCCCGGCACTCCCAGTCCGCGGGTCAATCGACCCGGCACTCCCACTCCGGGAGGCAATCGCCCGGGCTATAATTCCAGGACCGTGACGCGCCCGGGAAATCCAGCAAATCCGAACATGGGGCGGACCAACTACTCTGGACAAAACCCCGCCGTTTCAACGAATCGCTCTGCAAATCAAATTTCGCATTATAAAAACCCGCTCTTTCGAAATACGAATCCTGCTCCTCCCAGAGTCGAATTTGGCAAGACTCCCACCACGCGCGTCTATGCGGGGATCTCTCCCGCCCCGACAGGCCAATGGCAGAATGCAAAACAACTGCTCCAGAAAGGAAATACCAGTCAGGCGCAGGCCATTATAGATTCCCAATTGCAGCAGAACCCCTCGCTGTCAAAATTGATGTCTGCCGTTTCCACGCTGGAGCAGGGGAATGCGCCCTTCAGTGTGCTGCAACCCTACCGGAGACGTGCCCAGAATCTGGCACGCGCTGAAACGTTGAAAAACGTGAATAATCCGACTCCCTGGATCGCGCTTGCCAAATTTTCGTTAGAAGACAAGAACAATACCGAATTTCGCAGTGTGGTCTCCTCGATGGGACAGAAGTTTCCCAACGATAAACACACTTACTATTTTCAGGGAATCGCTGACCTCAAGGATGAGAACTGGAAAGCCGCTGAGCAGCAGTTCCTGAAAGCCAAAGAAATGGGAGTTCCTGAAGCGAGCATTGCGAAGTGGCTGAAAATGGCAATCGATCAGCAACGCTGGATCTGGGAATACGTCTGGTTCACATTATACGTGGTCCTCGCCTGGCTCGTTGGTTTAGCCTTCTTGTACGTAGCAGGCAAATTCATGTCGTCCAGAATCGTCCGCATTCTGCAAAAGGAAAACATAGTCCAGGCACTGGAAGGGCATCAAAGTTTACGTTCCGCCTATCGGCTGTTAGTGCAAATCGCCAGCGTCTATTACTATATTTCCTTACCGCTGCTGGTCGTCGTTTCCCTCGCCGTCCCTCTCACCCTGGGTTATGCCCTGCTCAATGTCCCTTACTTGAACCTGTGGCTGGTGGCTCTTGTCTTTATCCTGAGTCTGGGGTCGATCTGGACTGCCTGCAGCGGGATCTGGACCTGTTTTGTCGGCATTAATCGGGAAATCCCGGGCAAAATCATTTCGAAAGAAGAGCAGCCCGGTTTGTGGGCGCTGGTCGAAGAAGTCGCCGAGAAAGTCGGCACCCGGCCCGTCGATCAGATTCGTCTCCTGCAGTCAACGACCATCGCAGTTTCAGAGCAGGGGAATATCCTGAAACGATTCAGAGACAAGGGCACCCGGATTCTCTATTTAGGAGTGGGAGTACTCGACGGTCTCTCAGTCGATGCCTTTTCCTGCATTCTGGCTCACGAATATGGACACTTCCTCAACCGGGATACTGCAGGCGGCGCGACAGCGATGCGCGTTGATATTGCGATGCAACGCTTTGCACAATCCGTGGCCAGTCGACGCCAGATTCGCTGGTGGCACGTTGCCTTTCAATTTTTGAGATTTTACTACCGCGTCTTTTCCCGAATTACCTTCGGTGCCAGCAGACTGCAGGAGATACTTGCCGATCGGGTGGCCGTCAAAGCCTATGGAGCCGCCTCATTTGAAAAAGGTTTACGCCATGTCGTCCGTCGCTCAGTCGAATATGACTACTGGATGAATCGCGGTGTCTCCGAAGTACTTCAGGCACAACAGGCATCGAAATGTTTCGGGCCCGTGAATGCACGTCCATCTTTAAAGGCCCTCGATCAGATCGAGTATATGCTGGTTCAAATCATCAACCGACCTACTGACGAATCAGACACCCATCCCAGCGATATTGACCGGTTTACTTATACCAGAAAAATGGAACAGGGAAATGCTGATTCCAGGCAGGGCATGGTCTGGCAGCTCTTTAAAAACAAAAGCAAAATCTACGATGAATTGTCAACGGGGCTGCTTACGTTGTTGAATGAGGAAGCCTCTTATTCTGATGGGCTGAATAAAATGAACATCGCCTATCTGAACGGCCAGTGTGTGAGGAATTCCAAAGCGGCTGAACTGTATGAAGAACGCGCTCATCTGCATCTGATTTGTGGTGCCCACCAGGCGGCACTGAATGATTACAAAACCGCAATCGAATGTGCTCCCGAAAAAGAGTCCGCCTTTTACGGCAAAGCAGTCGTCTATAAAGCGATGAAAGACTATCACAAGGCAGCGCAGGTCTTGAAAGTCGCGATGGAACAATTCCCCGACTCGGTCAGTTTTGGAACGTACTTCTTATTAGGCGAGTGTTATCAAAACGCGGAAGAATATGCAGAAGCGGAACAGGCATTTACAAAGGCGATCAAGCAGGACGAAACCGTGTTTTGTGCCTGGATGACGCGCGGTCGTGTGCGGGCAGAGTTAACTCAATACGCGGAAGCGATTCAGGATTTCACGCAGGCTCTCGAACTGTTTCCCGATTCTCCCGACGCCTTCTTTGATCGGGCCATGGCCTCTCTCAAATTGAATGAGCGGGACTCCGCCAGAACAGATCTCGAACAATCCATCGCTAAAAACGCATCTTTTCCGGATGCCCACCGCGAACTGGCGCGTTTACTGCTCGATACAGCCGATGATTCAGAACCCGCTCTGGCCAAGCAGGCACTGCAGCACGCACGAATTGCCAACGCTTCTCCCGTCATGCAGGAAGAATCGCTTTCCGTTCTGGCGACCGCTTTGATCGGTGTCAGAAATTATCCAGCGGCTGAGAGAACCATCAAAGAATTACTTCCTCTGCTGACCGATGATTCGAAATCAGATTGGAGTGAAGAGCTGTCCCGCATCCAGGCACTCACCGGCCGGGAAGAATCTCTCAATCGGCAAGCAGTCACCAGTGTCGATGAAATCAATTGA
- a CDS encoding Gfo/Idh/MocA family oxidoreductase, with product MTSSKETTRRDFLKTTVAAAAASTFAAPAFVRGQNLNSQLQFAGIGTDGKGYSDIKLIASHDKVKCVAFCDVDLARTEKVKPLAPEAPIYQDYKAMLDELGDKIDAVSVSTPDHTHAIISMDAMQRGKHVYCQKPLTRTVWEARQMRLQAKKSGVITRMGNQIHSHSAYRTGVKAIQDGVIGKVSAVHSWVGTTGHGRSGLLEPPVKNEAVPKTLDWNLWVSVAPMRPYGGNRVYHPFTWRDWQDFGSGAIGDFGCHLLDPVYTALKITGDPISVHSEHTGMNDEVWPAQETIKYIIPGTQYTAGRSLPINWYDGGRRPANGIAKLLPGQSLPGGGSIFVGEKGNMILPHVGMPFVNIEGVTIEPVEGLDHYHGWVDGCLSGKQPSDGFEYGGHLTEAVQLGNVAAYFPGETLEFDGKALKITNNSAANKYLTRDYRTGFEIASI from the coding sequence ATGACCTCCTCCAAAGAGACGACCCGTCGCGATTTTTTGAAAACAACCGTTGCTGCTGCAGCCGCATCCACTTTCGCCGCTCCGGCATTTGTTCGCGGACAGAATTTGAACTCGCAATTGCAGTTTGCGGGCATCGGCACCGACGGCAAAGGGTATTCTGATATCAAGCTCATTGCCAGCCACGATAAAGTGAAATGCGTCGCCTTCTGCGATGTCGATTTGGCGCGAACAGAAAAAGTCAAACCGTTGGCACCTGAGGCTCCCATCTACCAGGATTACAAAGCAATGCTGGATGAGCTGGGTGATAAAATCGATGCCGTCTCGGTTTCTACTCCCGACCATACCCACGCCATCATCAGCATGGACGCCATGCAACGCGGCAAGCACGTTTACTGCCAGAAACCGCTGACACGTACGGTGTGGGAAGCCCGCCAGATGCGACTGCAGGCCAAAAAATCAGGCGTCATCACGCGGATGGGGAACCAGATCCATTCGCACTCCGCTTATCGCACCGGAGTCAAAGCGATTCAGGATGGCGTCATCGGTAAGGTCTCGGCCGTACATTCCTGGGTCGGCACCACCGGACACGGACGTAGTGGTCTGCTCGAACCGCCTGTGAAAAATGAAGCTGTTCCGAAAACACTCGACTGGAACCTCTGGGTCAGCGTCGCTCCGATGCGTCCCTATGGCGGAAACCGGGTTTACCATCCCTTCACCTGGAGAGACTGGCAGGACTTCGGTTCCGGAGCCATCGGCGATTTCGGCTGTCACTTGCTCGATCCGGTCTACACGGCCCTCAAAATTACAGGCGACCCGATCAGCGTCCACTCGGAACACACCGGCATGAATGATGAAGTCTGGCCCGCCCAGGAAACCATCAAATATATCATCCCCGGTACGCAGTATACCGCTGGTCGCAGTCTGCCCATTAACTGGTACGATGGTGGTCGGCGTCCTGCGAACGGAATTGCCAAACTGTTACCCGGCCAGTCGCTGCCAGGCGGCGGTTCGATCTTTGTCGGTGAAAAAGGCAACATGATTCTGCCCCACGTCGGCATGCCGTTCGTCAACATCGAAGGTGTGACAATCGAGCCGGTAGAAGGTCTCGACCATTATCACGGCTGGGTCGATGGATGCCTGTCCGGTAAACAGCCCAGCGACGGGTTTGAATACGGCGGTCATCTGACCGAAGCCGTACAGTTAGGCAACGTGGCCGCATACTTCCCGGGTGAAACCCTCGAATTCGATGGCAAAGCCCTCAAAATCACTAACAACTCGGCTGCCAACAAATACCTGACACGGGACTACCGCACCGGCTTCGAGATCGCTTCGATCTAG
- a CDS encoding sulfatase-like hydrolase/transferase — protein MGNRRVFSAVIGAVFCLFVTGVSLAAKADSSEKPNIILVMADDQGWGDTGYNGHPFVKTPELDAMAKEGFVFDRFYAGAPVCSPTRASVMTGRNPNRAKVTNHGRYMRPHEQTIAETLKAAGYVTGIFGKVHLGSGQPDSPCNPSGMGFDEWVIGLNFFDNDPYLSRMGKIEHRQGKGSVILMDDTLAFLKKHKDGDQPIFTVVWFPSPHSPHAEVPDGPSLYKGKPQAGYYREITLLDQQVGRLRRALREMDMAENTIVWYCSDNGGLNKETSGGREKKGSIYEGGLRVPGIIEWPAKKLKGRTAVPVATFDIYPTLLAMAGVELYAPHPLDGMDVSDIISGAVTERKKPMGFWHQLQGGQGTRSDQIQKAIMEKQQAGAPLPHDPVRMRKDVDEFPQFPEETTTGHAAWTDWPWKLHRIKGTRFELYNLSDDPMEQTDLSKDPEQAERVKQMKQELNAWMRSVIRSINGKDYQATK, from the coding sequence ATGGGGAATCGACGTGTTTTTTCAGCAGTCATCGGAGCCGTTTTTTGTCTGTTCGTGACAGGAGTCTCCCTGGCAGCGAAGGCGGATAGTTCCGAAAAACCGAACATCATTCTGGTGATGGCTGATGACCAGGGCTGGGGCGATACCGGCTATAATGGCCACCCGTTTGTCAAGACGCCTGAACTCGATGCCATGGCGAAAGAGGGATTCGTCTTTGACCGCTTCTATGCCGGTGCACCGGTCTGTTCGCCGACCCGGGCCAGCGTGATGACCGGGCGGAATCCGAATCGGGCCAAAGTCACCAACCATGGTCGCTACATGCGTCCGCACGAGCAGACCATCGCTGAAACGTTGAAAGCCGCGGGATACGTCACCGGGATCTTCGGCAAAGTGCACCTGGGTTCGGGACAACCCGACTCGCCCTGCAATCCGAGTGGCATGGGATTCGATGAATGGGTGATCGGTCTTAACTTTTTCGACAACGATCCCTACCTGAGCCGGATGGGAAAGATTGAACATCGCCAGGGTAAGGGGTCGGTGATCCTGATGGATGACACGCTCGCGTTCCTCAAGAAACACAAGGATGGCGACCAGCCGATCTTCACGGTTGTCTGGTTCCCTTCTCCGCACTCCCCGCATGCGGAAGTACCGGATGGCCCCAGCCTTTACAAAGGCAAACCGCAGGCGGGGTACTACCGCGAAATTACGCTGCTGGATCAGCAGGTCGGTCGTCTGCGACGCGCGCTGCGGGAGATGGACATGGCGGAGAATACCATCGTCTGGTACTGCAGCGACAACGGCGGGCTGAACAAGGAGACGTCCGGCGGCCGTGAGAAAAAGGGGAGCATCTACGAAGGGGGCCTGCGGGTGCCGGGGATCATCGAATGGCCAGCTAAGAAACTTAAAGGTCGCACTGCGGTCCCTGTAGCGACCTTTGATATCTATCCGACGCTGCTGGCGATGGCCGGCGTAGAGTTGTATGCCCCGCATCCGCTGGATGGTATGGATGTGAGCGATATCATTTCGGGGGCAGTAACCGAACGGAAGAAGCCGATGGGCTTCTGGCATCAGTTACAGGGCGGGCAAGGTACCCGCAGCGACCAGATCCAGAAAGCCATCATGGAGAAGCAGCAGGCTGGGGCTCCCTTACCCCATGATCCGGTCCGCATGCGGAAAGACGTGGACGAATTCCCGCAGTTTCCAGAAGAGACCACGACCGGGCACGCTGCGTGGACGGACTGGCCCTGGAAACTGCATCGCATCAAAGGGACGAGATTTGAGCTCTACAACCTGAGCGATGACCCGATGGAGCAGACCGATCTTTCCAAAGATCCAGAACAGGCCGAACGGGTGAAGCAGATGAAACAGGAGCTGAATGCCTGGATGCGGTCTGTGATTCGCAGCATTAATGGGAAAGATTATCAGGCAACGAAGTAA